CATAATAAATCAAATATTGTCAATTTGAATCTACAGACACTCAAAAATATCACAACTGATTATGGTATACAATGCTTGCGGTCTATTCTCAAGGCATATCACTGTTCTAATCACCACGTGTCAGATGTAGATTATTTATTGTTTCAATTTACCCAGATAAATGCTGATGAACATACAGCTTTCCCTTTTTAAATTGTCGATTTAGGACTTTTAGTGGCTTGGGGCCCAACTCAAACCTAAACCCAACCCTCTTGTTCACCTGGCCAAGCGGAGCAGGCAGCACAGTTTCTCTTCAATAACTTCTCATGGCTCATTGTTTCAGTCCAACAATAACTTTACTCATGTTCAAAGAAAAAACTGAGGCAGCTTGTAGAGTAggcaaaccaaaacaattatCGCTGCAGTACACTATGTAAAAGTTTTAAACATACAGTACTCTGCAGCTATTAAAAGGGTAATTCCACAGGGAACCGCGCAGGGTGCAACACAGCTGCTGGACATTTCTCTGTGAGTTTAAAGGGTCCAGCATTCCGTACTCCCGTGATGTCACAGCTGAAATAGAACACCCGCTGTGACATCACTGAGCGGAATGTGGGGGGTCAGACGTTCTGTCCTTGTGGAATTTTAATTCCAGAGAGGAGCcgttttctgtgatttcttgTGGATTTACCCTTTAAGAGAACACAATCTCATCATTcgtaaacaaagagaaaaaatctTGACTCATGACAAGATGGTATATAGGTGCTATTGTTACAGTGGGTGAATATTGTATACTGTATTGttgaaaaatacataatacacagtaagtttgattttttttttaatgaacctTGTGCATTAAAGGTCGCTTATCCCTGTCATCTAGGTTAATGATGTGGTAAGAATGTAACAGAAACGTGTATTGTTGTTAAGTGCTTTTGTAAGAGTTTACATATGGTCTATACGGTGTGTGAACATACACATCTTTCCTTTTGTAGCCCCTGAGCTGTGTATCTTGTATATGTACAATATTCTGTCCTCTTTCATGTCTCTGTAGTACCTACAGCACTGCAGAATCAGACTGTAGTGTTTCTTTCTTGCTCGATGACGTGCCCgctgtctgctctctgtcaTCCGTCTTCACTTTACCTCCTGCGTGCTCTGTCGTCCACCCCGTCACTCTCGGTGCCTGCGATATTATAGTAACATCACTTActaaatgtgataaaaatgggATTACATCGAGCAATCACTCTCAGCAGCTCCTCTTCGTCTGACTCTAactcaccctcaccctcactgTTCTTGTCTGCATCTTCATCTCCTAGaaaaccatcatcatcctcatcccccTTCCTTTGGCCATCCTGGGTGTGTCCAGAGTTCGCTGAGGACCTTCTGTCCTGAGATGGAGTACCACCATCTGCAACTGGGAGTTCTGATTGGTCTGTTTGGTCCAGTGATGTGGAGGGCTGGTCTACTTCTGCGCTTAGAGTCATAGATGTTCGCTCTGGTGTCACTGGAGGTGTGTCAGTGGGTGACTTATCTATATGTACCAGTCTGGCTTTTAAAGGTGCATGCtcgggggtgggtgggggtgtgcTCCCCTGCTTGGGAAGGGGTGAGGACAGTAAAGGTGAATATGGGGGTGTCTTCACACGAGGTTTGCGGAACGGTTTGTCTATTTCTGCTGACGCAATTCGGGTGTGACTGCATGGAATACTGGTTTGAGAGGAGGGGCTGGTCACAGGGTCATCACTGGTGGTTGTTTGCGGGGTTTGTGAATCAGGGCAAGTGAAAGGAGGAGTGCTAGTGGCATCATGAGTTTCAGGGCCTGGACTGTTGTTAGGTAGTGTCTCAGTAGGGTCCAGGAATGTAGCAGGTGGTGAGTCAAGGTTttctttggatggtgcagcgtCTTGAGCCATGTGTGTATGATTCACGTCCTCAGTGGCTGGGTGAAAGGTAGGTGAACTAGAGGAGCTTTTGATTGGTGCAGAAACATTGTGATTGAATGTCACAGGGCTGCACACATTTTCGGTGGGGATGACTCTGGTGTCAGGTGCAGCAGTCGTACTGGGCGGAACAGGTCCTCGGCAGGAGGGGAGGTCTTGGTGGGCGTAAACACTAGGTTTTTCAGGAAAGCTGAAGGAGGGATTGCAGGTTCCATATTCTTCATTATTAAAGGGTACTTCCTCCATGTGCGGCATGGCACTGCGATGACTCACCTGAGGAGTGACCACAGTCATTAAGTCAATGTTTGGAAAGAAGACATGGTGTACagccactgtttgtttttttgtttgcttttgtttttgtttagttttttcacCCATCAGCTGGTAGGGTGAGTGAAAGGATGGTTGAGGTTAAAACATGATGTGACAGTCTCTAACACGCTTTCGTGGTATATTCAGGTGAACTGTTATGCATCCACATCCTGTGGATATACTCATGCAAAAAACCCTGTCCAGTAATATTTGCAACAAAAAGTCTATGGCCATGCTAGCATATCTGTGAGTCTGTCCTGATGTGCACTGGtgttttgagctaaatgctaatgtcaacATGTTAATGTTGCAGTAGCTAATGGTACAATGGTAACATGCCTTTGTTTACCAGGCacaatgtttaccatgttcaccatcttactTTAATAGAAATTACGGCAGTTCACTCTCATTAGATCACTGGATCAAATTTATAGTAATCACATACAGTGAATTCTTTATAAAGTAGTTGTTTGTAAAGGAATGGGACTGGAAATCAGGGCAAGAGTGAAGGAGTTACAAAAGAAAGTAAGTAACTCACCAGTTGGAACCACTGTAAGCTCTGTGGGAATATATGCAGTAGAGAACATTTCAGAACTTATTTACAAACAAATCCTTCTAAATGTTAACTTACATTATTGTCATAATAATCTCACCACATTGGGGTGTTTGCCCTGGGCCACACAGCCTCTCTCCAACGGGTCCCTCTTTACCTTATGTTTCCTCTTCAACCACATCACCACAAACAAGATACATCCAAGCACAGTCATGAATACCATGCTCAGGAACAAAGCTTTGCCCACAGTGCAGCCTATCAGACGGTCATCTCCCAGCGGACTTAGAGGGACTGCAGtgtacacagacagatacacagtgTTTCAGTCTGAAGGCTCAATAGCAATAAGCAGTGTATGTGAACATCTAAGTGTATATCCTTACTTGATTGTCCTTCAGACAACACCTCGACCACTACAGTAGCAGAGGCGGCATCGCCTGACTCCTGGTCTATAGCTGTTACCTGTAAAGTATTTTGACTGTTTATCACATCGTTGTTTTTATACCTTTAGTCATTACGAGATTTTGATAAAAGACAAAGAGGTTGTGCAATAGGATAAGCTGGATTAACTGATTTAGCAGCATGTGAATATTCAGTAAAACTATGTTTTAGTTGTTGCAACAGGACATGTTCATTGAATATCAGATCAGTCTTGTTTTTAGTAAGGTTTAGGACATGCTGGTTAATTTtatttccatccatccatctcctataccgcttaatccgtcagggtcgcggggagtTGGAgtctatcccagctgactacagaTGAGAGGTAAATTTTATTTCCTtaattttcatttcctttttttcccttaattttattttcttctagTTCCTGTTGGACAGAAATAGTTAACCTTTACTAACTGGTTTTCTTATTGCATTTGTGTAATTATACTACAGTGAGTGATGTTGCTGTGCTTGAAAAAAAATAGTGTATTACTACCTATAGGATTTCTTTGCTTTTAACCATCTGATCAGCCTTATGATGGATTTACTATGTCAATCAGCTTTCATGCAATACAGGAAATCAATCTAAACactttcattaaaaagaaaaccatatatgtaaaataacattttttaaatgtagttatTGGTCTAAAAGTGAAAAATCAAATATGAGGTTTGAAACTCACCTCTAGAATGTGTCTCTGTTTTGGTTTGAGTTGATTTGCCCTGGCGATCAGAAGCCCCTCCTGTGTAAGTTGGTAGATCTCTGTGTGATTGGATGTAGGACTTAATGTGAAGTAGATCATGGGGTTGAAACCCTGTCAATTCATGGAGGAAAGGAGTTGATGGGTAAcagaaaactaaacaaatatGGAACTGCACTGATCATTTGTGGACCATGATGATTGTTCTATATCTGTTCATGTAGCAGTGCATACGTAGTTAAAGTCGTGGTCTTGGACATGTAACATCAGTGCTTTGCTGCCATAGGTATTGACCAGAGAGGCAGGGCTCTTTCCAGCATTTACAAAGCCATAATATTCAGCTTTGTCAAACTCTGGATGAAACTGGTTCTCTGCCAGGATTCGGACCAACACTGTAGCAACAGAGTATTTCCTGGGGTCATCGTCTTGGTATGCCTgggtgagagacacagagacaatagAGAGAATAGTATTGTGAGTAAGAAAGAAAAGTTGGTATCTTGCTATGAACCCTGCTATGATCACTGAGTATGTGGGTCTTACCATGACCTTAAGATGCAGCACTGGAGTTGTGAGTCTGTCTCTCACCCCCTGAATGAGTTTCACAACCCCTGTCTCTTTATCCATCAGGAAACGGCCATCGTCGTCTCCTagcatgaacacaaacacagttacagATGTAcacaaaaaagtacagcacattttaaatgttgtaaGCTGTGTATGGTACCTGAGAGAATGGCATAACTGAGTGGAGAGCTGAGTCCTCTATCTCCATCCACCGCATGAATGGGACCAGGAGAGAAGTCCAGCACAATGTCCTGCAGCATGAAACACATTTAGTGGTCTTCTAATCAGATCCTTATATATTGTAGTCATAAACAGACGCCTGAGAAGCCTGGATCTTGCAATTTGGCAGAAACTGAGCTTGTCAAATATCCATATGATCTCAGAATGTTTTCAGAGTCAGAGTTAAGACTTAATCATGCAGTTACACAATGTCATTTGAATATGAGTGCTAAAACACAAGATTGCCTCACAAATAGGGCAGTAAATCTGCTATTTATGAGTATAGATATAACATGATCACACCACAAGTACGCTTTCAAAGCCTACGAATGGTTGCTGCACAACACCAAACACCTGCGTTGCTgggatttttcattttcaagtcaGTTAAATGATTATGTATGTGCACATTAAACCCTTTCTGAACCTATTGCATTATCTCAAAAACGCTTTGTAACCAAGCTTTACATGAGGTAAATGATGTGGAAAATACAACCCAGAATATTATATGGAAATTCTACAGTATATAACACTAATATGTGTGTTCTGTGACTGAGGGAAGGTTTTTATCTACTGACCTCTTCCCCCTCTGTGACGTTGACTGTGTACACAGGGCTGGTGCAGATGCGACTGGTCTCATCTTGGAAAAGCAGCGTGCAGGGCAGAAACTGTGGGTACTGGTCATCTCCATCCAGGACAGTGATGGTGATGTTGGTGCTGGTGTTGAAGCGCTCAACAGTACTCATTTCCTGAGGTAATGACAAGTCAAGTTTTCCTTAGAGGATATTACACTGGTAAAGCATTCTTTCATGGAGAAATGGATGGATGCATGAACTGACGTATGGTTCAGCGTCTGTAGTAGTAATTCTCAGGAGAATCAGGGAATGAAATCTTGACTTTGGGATAAATTATAGAAATGTAGAGATGAATTCAATTATTTAGATGAATGTGTGTACCATACCGAGGCATGGATGGTGACAGTGAGAAGAATTTTAGTCTCATAGTCTAGAGGCTTGGACAGGATCACCTCTCCACTGTTTGGGAGATCAACTTTGAAGTACTCCGCATCAGGCTGCagaacacatacaaaaacatgaacagCAATGcagtgattatgtgtgtgtgctccttcTTGTTAAGAGTGTAAAGAGTAAAACTCACAGATGTCTGGTCAATGGAGTAAATGATCTTGTCGTTATCTGCATCTGTGGCCTGAACAGTAAAGACCACAGTATTCACTGGAGTCAGCTGGaaatcacacagacagaaacgcAGGCAGGAATCACTAAAAACAGTAGTAGTAGTGATATTTTAGTCTTATATGTTTTTAGTATGCATGCACAGATTTGTGCACATGTTTGTGAAAATGTCATACCTCACTGATAATAAGAGACTGGACAGTGTTTTCTGCAAACCCAGGTGAGTTATCATTCTCATTTAGAATCTCCACCATGACCCTGTACACgctctacaacaacaacaacagcaaataaatacataaaaggACACATACAAGTTTGAATGTCAGATGACACATTGAGGAAAAATTAGTAAGATGGTGGGATGAAGTGCACCTGAAGTGTGTCTTCTTCATAACATAATAACTCAGCCATTAGGACAGGACCTTGGGCCTGAGAgggggaaacagagagatgagaacAGATATGAAAAGAAGACCATTTAACGTGATcaaatattttaacacaaatACAGCAGGTACAGCAATGCATGTTGTCAGCATAGCTATGGAATGGGGTCTAAAAGGCGTGTTGCTGGTTTTAATTGGGAAATTACTCTGCCAAGCATCTCAGCAGCAACCAGGACAAATTTCTCTAGTGTTTCCTCACATAAAGACAAAGATTCTGGGGTCAATCCAGCAAAAATCCAAGCAGTAGATGGCTAAAATCATTTGACCTTGGTAAAGCAACCAGAGTCTAAAACCTGTGGCATAAAAAAGCTCTTAAAAGTTCTTATGACAAAAATTGTCAAATAACAAAACTATTAGGACACATAGaacactttttttgttattgaatTGTCTATGgcttctcagtcatccaggtcatggctGTCCAAGAAGGTCTGAActgagggcaactggacttggttgtagatccTGAAAGTGTTCCAGCTGAAGAAGCCTCACGGATGAAAGGTGAAACGTCTCCAAGATCTACAAGTCTGTTTGCCCTCTATTCAGCTCTTCTTTAACATAATGAACTGGTCTTTTTTcaggacagagtgagacagagaagagactgCTAATCTTTTTGACCCTTTAACAGCTGCCATGATGTAAGACAGCTGGCTGGGAAGAGGATGACGGTAAGAGAGATTGTGTTCAGTCCAAGGATGAGGTTCAATCTGTGATAGTTTGTTCTAAACTTAGATACAGCCTCCTGATTGCTGCCCCACACTATTCCAAGCCTTCCTACAGACTCGACAAATagtctgcaaacacaaaatccaTCATCCTTGAATTATATTCATGGCTTACCAATTATAAGAAAGTTCCAACATTCGGATCAATGTGTTTAGGGGGACGAATCCTAAGTCATTACCTCTCGATCCAGAATCTTGTCAGCTGACGTGTTCAGTCGGATGTTTCTTGCGTCCAAGAAGAACCAATCAGCATCCTTTCCGTCCAGGCTCCAGTGTACTCCATCCATTGTGGTGTCAGCCATGAGCTCAGCAACAACTTCCCCCGAAAGGCTGTTTTCTTTGATGGCCGCAAATATATCCTGACCATCCAAACATCCACCCCACCCTGACATTcctgtgtaaatgtacatgCAGACAAATTTATGCACAGAGTTAGAAACCCATTCATTCCAGCCAAGAACCAAACTCCACTAGGAACAAATGTGAATTAGCTCTACCTGTGGCTGTGTGCAGACATAGGAAGGCCAGCAGCGAGCAGACTAGAGCGCTGGCCTGAAACACAGTCCATTTCAGCCCAGTGAGGGCCATTCCTGGGCTTTGTCAAGCCTCAGGATATAGTTCTGCCtggagagagtggagagagaaagaaaaagaatgaagtCTATGAACTAAACAGAGTTATCCATTCATCCTCTACAGTGTAAATGAATGGGTTAGACTGAGCTTTACTCCGTGCCTTGATGGCAATACGTCTTAAGAATCATCATTAGGTTAAGAACCTCTCCTAatgtacaaatacaaacacgCACTCTCTACTCTGTCCCATAATTCCCTTTAATCCCCAGTACATGGGTTTCTGCCTCGCTTTCCCCAGTCTGAGAGAGCAGACCAGTACAATAGCAGCCAACTATCGTTCTCTTCATGTTTCTTGGTTGCCCTTTTTACCTTTCCCTGTTGAGCTCTGCAGTCAAGTGCTGTCCTGACTGTAGACTGTTAATCTGTTAAGACTGACAGTACCTAGTGTAGACCCTTTGACTTAAATACTTCCTGTGACTGTGGCTTTCTAAAGGTTGCATTTTCCATAGGTGCAAAAATTATTGAGCATTCATGAATCCCTCTAGCAGCAACTCTGCCCTTACACGTCTGCTTAGAAACTTGACCCTATTTCCGTATCACAACATTCAACTTCAGATATGTTTCAAGTATATTCAGTCGTGTGACTACATGTCTGTCATGCTCTTGTGAGCCTCTGGGTGCActggggtgtgtgtttgttcatgtattTGAATGTGGGGGCGGGGTTAGCAAGATCTGGGGTCACATCCTACTAATACAACGATTCTGATGCTAAtataaggtaaaaaaaaaaaaaaaacacatagaaGCTTTCTGTTACACACTCAGTATTATGATCGTTATGAACACAGACCATATATACGGTTGTTCAGCTGACTgacctgttgttgtcagaccctctgcagtgtgtctgtcagtctccATATCCTCCTGACTTGCGATGGAAGCAGCATCCCTAATTCTCGAACACAAAACCCTGAAAAGCCACTCAAAAAGCCCCACTGAAGCTTTTAGGAATAAACAaagtgacaacaacaacaacagataacaccggccacacacacaccgtcacacacactaacacacgcACTGACCCCCTCCCCGCACACATTAAAAAGCAGACAGCGGCTTATGGTGTGTATCCTGGGATAAAAGTCAGCTCAAAGGGCTAAAGCCTGAGGGTGGGGCCTACCTGGTCAGGGACAGAGACTGAGCCAATCAGATTAAAGATGGCAAGAACCTGATGGTAAGGTCAGCGACTGGGGTCACAAGTAAATTTAAGAGATTTGTCTGGTACAAAAACACTTGACCTTCATAAACTTTGTCATGCAATGGAAGCAGTCACAGTGTCCGGTCAGCTCTTGTTCAAGCTGGACTTGCTGTATTACAGAGAATGACCAGAAATGCCCTTTTGTTTAATAAAGTCTTGGCAGCGTGTGTCATACTTTAAATGCATATGTATATTTCAGGGTATTGTATAGGTTAGAACTTGTTAAAAGAGTTTTAGCATGTACTTTGGCTACACAGCTTGTGCGTGTTGGATTTATTCAATTAGCAATGTGTGACAACTAATGGGGCCTGACAAGGGATTAACTATCAAACATCAGCTGTTCACCTCCTGAAGATTAACCCACATCCTTTTACACTCTTGTCCCAgcatgcacaggcacacacactcacacacaaaggcacacttAGATGAGTGTATCACCACATATCTTCTGGGCTCCTGTGATGAAAGAAATTGTCTGGCTCCATGAGAGATGTTTTGGTTTGTACAGACATGTGAGTGGTTTCCATTGtcagagaaaggagggggggcAGAGCAGAGGTGTTTAAAGACTAAAATGTGCCTCAGGGGAAAAGGCTGAACAGTCTGTGTTCCTGACAGAGTGCAGAGAACAAGCATTCCTCagagtaaataaatgtttaaagatgCAATAGTGAACAGAGACATCAAGaccttgcttgttttttttatgttatagCTTTGTCATAACATGCTACACTTAACAATATTTGtaagtaaataataaatctCACCACTCGGCTTACAAACTGTGAACAAatctggtgtttgtttttatctgctgtgaATGGACATGGCCACTGGATGTCAGCAGagatgttgtaaaaaaaatgaagttgaTAGATAACAGCTGGTTGTgacaactgttttgttttttcttgttagatgaaaatcatttaaaaactgaGATGACCGTTTGTTTAATCCTGTGGATTCTACTAAAGAAAGACATCTCACTAGATAAAATCACTGTTTGGAGATTAACTCACACTTTATACTCACCCATGAAATatttatacatgcatgcatgcttttatgcaaatgaaatgatttgtttcCTGAGTGTAattatgcatgtatgtgtaaacaTTTCATGGGCAAAGCAAAGTTTGCATTATGCACTTGTGGTACGTTGAATAATGAAACACTGCAATAACTAATGTTGCATTAATTAAAAGTATTATGACACTGGAATTTGTCCTGCATATCTACCTAACATTGGTTGAGTACAACACTAATCTACATCTGCACAAGAGAAAAGACCCACTGTATACAATGTCGGTGTGAAAGCAACTTTTTGTTCCTGTCAGTATTCCTCTGGGAGACAATTCTGGACTGTGAAGGTGTTACATTAAGAACTGCCTTTATAAAGCTCAATtctgcatttaaaattaaatcccTCTGGTTTCAATCACTTTATCATTGTCCTAAATCAGTCCTCTCAGCATGAAGGCACCATTACCATCCAGTGGGATTGGGTGTatgttgaaaaacaaacaaccaaacaagcAAATCTGTGGAAAAATGTTGTAATTGTGATATATCGTGTGATTATTCCTGTGTAACTTGCTGGAATAATCACAAGATATAAACACAGATTAAATCACCAACTCCACAGTGATAC
The window above is part of the Toxotes jaculatrix isolate fToxJac2 chromosome 5, fToxJac2.pri, whole genome shotgun sequence genome. Proteins encoded here:
- the LOC121182452 gene encoding cadherin-related family member 5; amino-acid sequence: MALTGLKWTVFQASALVCSLLAFLCLHTATGMSGWGGCLDGQDIFAAIKENSLSGEVVAELMADTTMDGVHWSLDGKDADWFFLDARNIRLNTSADKILDREAQGPVLMAELLCYEEDTLQSVYRVMVEILNENDNSPGFAENTVQSLIISELTPVNTVVFTVQATDADNDKIIYSIDQTSPDAEYFKVDLPNSGEVILSKPLDYETKILLTVTIHASEMSTVERFNTSTNITITVLDGDDQYPQFLPCTLLFQDETSRICTSPVYTVNVTEGEEDIVLDFSPGPIHAVDGDRGLSSPLSYAILSGDDDGRFLMDKETGVVKLIQGVRDRLTTPVLHLKVMAYQDDDPRKYSVATVLVRILAENQFHPEFDKAEYYGFVNAGKSPASLVNTYGSKALMLHVQDHDFNYGFNPMIYFTLSPTSNHTEIYQLTQEGLLIARANQLKPKQRHILEVTAIDQESGDAASATVVVEVLSEGQSIPLSPLGDDRLIGCTVGKALFLSMVFMTVLGCILFVVMWLKRKHKVKRDPLERGCVAQGKHPNVSLQWFQLVSHRSAMPHMEEVPFNNEEYGTCNPSFSFPEKPSVYAHQDLPSCRGPVPPSTTAAPDTRVIPTENVCSPVTFNHNVSAPIKSSSSSPTFHPATEDVNHTHMAQDAAPSKENLDSPPATFLDPTETLPNNSPGPETHDATSTPPFTCPDSQTPQTTTSDDPVTSPSSQTSIPCSHTRIASAEIDKPFRKPRVKTPPYSPLLSSPLPKQGSTPPPTPEHAPLKARLVHIDKSPTDTPPVTPERTSMTLSAEVDQPSTSLDQTDQSELPVADGGTPSQDRRSSANSGHTQDGQRKGDEDDDGFLGDEDADKNSEGEGELESDEEELLRVIARCNPIFITFSK